One Miscanthus floridulus cultivar M001 chromosome 11, ASM1932011v1, whole genome shotgun sequence DNA window includes the following coding sequences:
- the LOC136492427 gene encoding uncharacterized protein — translation MGEHSGVQLGQCSPDMDVFLCPWDSLELQDYLSPFTRDESHEYRYDVPLIFFHVVEIHLLIWVCRQFERMIGCPPPLYSTNQVLHGFDRRKRYKTKDWRVTHSSYIHLWQTRVPHAVLAGPPHDQHTFDEYLRWLHRSTRTHIKPRYTDVAIDEDSEEDVIEDVYDVTTREDTQLQRAPLQRYVATQLSRLSNEAAFRLHESRGQGLGVLAAFVEININLR, via the exons atgggagaacatagcggggtacagctggggcagTGCAGTCCtgacatggac GTGTTTTTATGTCCTTGGGATTCTTtggagctccaggactatctgagtcctttcactagggacgagtcacacgagtatcgctacgacgtccctcttattttcttccatgtggtcgagattcacttgctcatctgggtctgcagacagtttgaaagaatgataggctgcccaccaccactttactccaccaatcaagtattgcacgg gtttgaccgcaggaagaggtacaagaccaaggattggcgcgtgacacacagctcgtacatccatttgtggcagaccagggtaccacatgcggtccttgcgggtcctccacacgaccagcacaccttcgacgagtacctgcggtggcttcataggtctacgaggacacatatcaagccccggTACACTGatgtggcgattgacgaggactcggaggaagatgtcatcgaagatgtgtacgacgtcaccactagggaggacacacagctacagagagccccgcttcaaagatacgtg gcgacacaattgtcaagactgtccaacgaagcagcgttccggcttcacgagtctagagggcaggggctagGCGTTCTTGCGGCTTTTGTGGagataaacataaactt aaggtga